A window of the Corallococcus exiguus genome harbors these coding sequences:
- a CDS encoding GNAT family N-acetyltransferase: MSMSYATLPLPVVPTPFRLRVFTPEDMDGVIALYSHPEVARSLNFTVPVPRETLHQKLTGDLEAMRQGKGIRWVLSKEDDPTPLGYMTLFNWSQKDRRAEVGYMVGRSLWGQGVMSGILPALIRFGFEQLNLHRIEGMVNTRNSASSKALTRVGFQQEGVMRGYQVDGNGGGFNDIILLALLEDAWRASVAT, translated from the coding sequence ATGTCCATGTCCTACGCCACGCTGCCGCTGCCCGTCGTCCCCACGCCGTTCCGGCTTCGCGTCTTCACGCCCGAGGACATGGACGGCGTCATCGCGCTGTACTCGCATCCGGAGGTGGCACGGAGCCTCAACTTCACGGTGCCCGTGCCGCGCGAGACGCTGCACCAGAAGCTGACCGGCGATCTGGAGGCGATGCGCCAGGGCAAGGGCATCCGGTGGGTGTTGTCGAAGGAAGACGACCCGACGCCCCTGGGTTACATGACGCTCTTCAACTGGAGCCAGAAGGATCGCCGAGCGGAGGTGGGCTACATGGTGGGGCGCTCACTGTGGGGGCAGGGCGTGATGTCGGGCATCCTGCCCGCGCTGATCCGCTTCGGCTTCGAGCAGCTGAACCTGCACCGCATCGAAGGCATGGTGAACACTCGCAACAGCGCGTCGAGCAAGGCGCTGACGCGCGTGGGCTTCCAGCAGGAAGGCGTGATGCGCGGCTACCAGGTCGATGGGAACGGGGGCGGGTTCAACGACATCATCCTGCTCGCGCTGCTCGAGGACGCCTGGCGCGCGTCCGTCGCGACGTAG
- a CDS encoding HEAT repeat domain-containing protein, translating to MGDAVAEARRRASGDDLASLRRLDALMVRSGFRHADRTPREWVAELVSQGRLRRGDTYGAHEALRAIGLGAVPALLEVLANPQLAEKESADANIRLNVLEALLAPSPPPRCAVPAVMGLLSRPSARVQRQAMRALVYLRPRPTRLAVKLLLEACQDKTQWQARATALDALATLDGPVPDDVLHEALKRLSDESPYVRRSALRLLGRCTPPSEAVLHALEEQVVLDDESRVVALQVLSWLSPSRALPLLDKTARGLVGLLPNDRDGARQGLFALHLLAGMGAQARPAVGLLRRVVTHAVKRGHGDPFTWRMRVHAESVADAIVRSVPLPVEARTAGPGSPPLALALAGPGPLPVDAEHPDSARLQAWVDSLGPLSQEEEVRLCVAVARVAARVWDRHGPENDGAQSALLALEEWVLAPDEAHQRKAMEIGLFVPSQLLASELFNAAWCLHYATLMVANAEKRHVGFTGLTPREPEHLLATCVFAAYRALRSGACMTVDEGWRDSTLTWKRTSDEALAFLHRAMVDEVLPWARGEWDPIGDVLRERRRLLTEE from the coding sequence ATGGGTGACGCAGTGGCGGAGGCACGGCGGAGGGCCTCCGGAGACGACCTCGCTTCGCTGCGCAGGCTGGACGCGCTGATGGTGCGCTCGGGCTTCCGGCACGCGGACCGCACGCCCCGGGAGTGGGTGGCGGAGCTGGTATCGCAGGGGAGATTGCGCCGGGGCGATACGTACGGCGCGCACGAAGCGCTGCGGGCCATCGGCCTGGGGGCGGTGCCCGCGCTGCTGGAGGTGCTGGCGAATCCCCAACTGGCGGAGAAGGAGTCCGCGGACGCGAACATCCGCTTGAACGTGCTTGAGGCGTTGCTGGCGCCGAGCCCACCGCCCCGGTGCGCGGTGCCCGCCGTGATGGGGCTCTTGTCCCGGCCGAGCGCTCGGGTCCAGCGCCAGGCGATGCGGGCCCTGGTGTACCTGCGTCCCCGGCCTACCCGGCTCGCGGTGAAGCTGTTGCTGGAGGCCTGCCAGGACAAGACGCAGTGGCAGGCACGAGCGACGGCGTTGGACGCGCTCGCGACGCTGGACGGTCCCGTCCCGGACGACGTGCTGCACGAAGCCCTGAAGAGGCTGTCGGACGAGAGTCCCTACGTCCGCCGCTCCGCGCTGCGCCTGCTGGGCCGGTGCACCCCGCCTTCCGAGGCGGTCCTTCACGCGCTGGAGGAGCAGGTGGTGCTGGACGACGAGAGCCGCGTCGTCGCCCTCCAGGTGTTGTCCTGGCTGTCGCCCTCGCGTGCGCTGCCGCTGTTGGACAAGACGGCGCGGGGATTGGTGGGCCTGCTTCCGAATGACCGGGACGGGGCGCGGCAGGGGCTCTTCGCGCTCCATCTGCTCGCGGGGATGGGGGCGCAGGCCCGGCCGGCGGTGGGCCTGCTGCGGCGCGTGGTGACGCATGCCGTGAAGCGGGGACATGGAGATCCCTTTACCTGGCGCATGCGCGTGCACGCCGAGTCGGTGGCGGACGCCATCGTCCGGAGTGTCCCGTTGCCCGTGGAGGCGCGGACCGCGGGGCCGGGCTCGCCGCCACTGGCCCTGGCGCTCGCGGGGCCGGGGCCGCTGCCGGTGGACGCGGAGCATCCGGACTCCGCCCGACTGCAGGCCTGGGTGGATTCGCTGGGGCCGCTGAGCCAGGAGGAGGAGGTCCGGCTGTGCGTGGCCGTGGCGCGCGTCGCGGCGCGTGTCTGGGACAGGCACGGGCCGGAGAACGACGGCGCCCAGTCGGCCCTCCTCGCGCTGGAGGAGTGGGTCCTCGCGCCGGATGAGGCGCACCAGCGCAAGGCGATGGAGATCGGCTTGTTCGTCCCCAGCCAGCTCCTTGCGTCGGAGTTGTTCAACGCGGCGTGGTGCCTCCACTACGCGACGCTGATGGTGGCGAACGCCGAAAAGCGGCACGTGGGCTTTACCGGCCTGACGCCCAGGGAACCCGAGCACCTGCTCGCGACGTGCGTCTTCGCCGCGTACCGGGCGCTGAGGAGCGGCGCCTGCATGACCGTGGACGAGGGGTGGAGAGACTCCACCCTCACCTGGAAGCGCACGTCCGACGAGGCGCTGGCCTTCCTCCACCGGGCGATGGTGGACGAGGTGCTGCCCTGGGCGCGGGGGGAGTGGGATCCGATTGGCGACGTCCTGCGCGAGCGGCGCCGGCTGCTGACGGAAGAGTGA
- a CDS encoding tetratricopeptide repeat protein, protein MRVRVYADVDHRARGLHWERGVAGWLQRASESVRGPLGITFELESARAWDRRGSDGPLEPVLDALEEVDAGEDVDLVVGLVAAPVSFSGAQHELGFARVLGRHCVLRGLSGELPVEARQRLEVAVLLHEWAHTLGAPHVRDGRGWMSPKYDAGQTAFDARTLALLGAGLRHLPGARVELEAQKAWARELRVTVEAMTGPAWEGPERDFLLEWTERVRTSAVVLGPEGTPRSLTPLERQRLAEVIALEKAGRPEVAAEALEPLAVRHPQNERVQLLACYLAVHLTPGLDATRERCERAIARFPREPSLRMNVALLHLHAGRFDEARDSLVVARTNLEARADVEPAQWADLAGLFLRAHCVTWAEETAARAQGLAASAAVLEQAARLRRQVALPARSDASTAVVDPAREGALVRAVSDVEALLRAGSSKSARERIAALAQAYPASPSVTLLQCELHLLQGRLGPARTACERVLAFREDAVQAHLLLGVLATNTRAHARARKHLERVIALEPSRTEAWHLLAREYRGTRQLKTLQARYREQFARDLP, encoded by the coding sequence GGGCTCCATTGGGAGCGAGGCGTCGCCGGATGGCTCCAGCGCGCGAGCGAGTCGGTGCGCGGCCCCCTGGGCATCACGTTCGAGTTGGAGTCCGCGCGTGCATGGGATCGGCGCGGCTCGGACGGTCCACTGGAGCCGGTGCTGGACGCACTGGAGGAAGTGGACGCGGGCGAGGACGTGGACCTCGTCGTGGGTCTGGTGGCGGCGCCGGTGTCGTTCAGCGGCGCGCAGCACGAACTGGGCTTCGCGCGCGTGCTGGGGCGGCACTGCGTGTTGCGCGGACTGAGCGGAGAGCTGCCAGTGGAGGCGCGGCAGCGGCTGGAGGTGGCGGTCCTGCTGCACGAGTGGGCGCATACCCTGGGCGCGCCGCACGTGCGCGATGGACGGGGATGGATGTCGCCGAAGTACGACGCGGGCCAGACGGCCTTCGATGCGCGGACGCTCGCGCTGCTGGGCGCTGGACTCAGGCACCTGCCCGGTGCACGCGTGGAGCTGGAGGCGCAGAAGGCCTGGGCCCGTGAGCTCCGCGTGACGGTGGAGGCGATGACAGGCCCGGCGTGGGAAGGGCCGGAGCGGGACTTCCTCCTCGAATGGACGGAGCGCGTGCGCACCTCCGCTGTCGTGTTGGGACCGGAGGGCACGCCCCGCTCGCTGACACCGCTGGAGCGGCAACGGCTGGCGGAGGTCATCGCACTGGAGAAGGCGGGCCGGCCGGAGGTGGCCGCGGAGGCATTGGAGCCGCTGGCCGTGCGGCATCCTCAGAACGAACGCGTGCAGCTGCTGGCGTGCTACCTCGCCGTGCATCTCACGCCGGGGCTGGACGCCACGCGTGAGCGCTGTGAGCGGGCCATCGCGCGGTTTCCCCGCGAGCCCTCCCTGCGCATGAACGTCGCGCTGCTCCACCTGCACGCGGGCCGCTTCGACGAGGCCCGGGACAGTCTGGTGGTTGCGAGGACGAACCTGGAGGCCCGTGCGGACGTGGAGCCCGCGCAGTGGGCGGACCTGGCGGGACTCTTCCTGCGTGCCCACTGCGTGACGTGGGCGGAGGAGACCGCGGCCCGTGCTCAAGGACTGGCGGCTTCCGCGGCCGTGCTGGAACAGGCGGCCCGCCTCCGAAGACAGGTGGCGCTGCCGGCCCGGTCGGATGCGAGCACCGCTGTCGTCGATCCCGCACGAGAGGGAGCCCTTGTGCGCGCGGTGTCCGACGTGGAGGCGCTGCTGCGTGCCGGCTCCTCGAAGTCCGCGCGTGAGCGCATCGCCGCGCTGGCGCAAGCGTATCCGGCGAGTCCCTCCGTCACGCTCCTGCAATGCGAGCTGCACCTGCTCCAGGGGCGCCTGGGCCCTGCGCGCACCGCCTGTGAGCGGGTGCTCGCGTTCCGGGAGGATGCGGTGCAGGCGCACCTGCTGCTCGGCGTGCTGGCGACGAACACCCGTGCGCATGCGCGTGCACGCAAGCACCTGGAGCGGGTCATCGCCCTGGAGCCTTCACGCACGGAGGCGTGGCACCTGCTCGCGCGCGAATACCGGGGTACCCGCCAGTTGAAGACGCTCCAGGCCCGCTACCGCGAACAGTTCGCGCGCGACCTGCCGTGA